One window from the genome of Dyadobacter sp. CECT 9275 encodes:
- a CDS encoding RNA polymerase sigma factor, with protein sequence MRKDTEFKAVYDDYKNLVYNLALNYVQNISDAQDITQEVFVKVYQNIHRYNPEASSLKTWIYRIAINQSLDFLKMKKARKRFGFITSLFRTDSNQPVVEAESSDHPGIALEDKEQLQNLFRLINALPANQKTVVILLKAEDRSQKEVAEIMGVSEKAVESLFQRAKHALNRKIKGGEGI encoded by the coding sequence ATGCGCAAGGATACTGAATTTAAAGCAGTTTATGACGACTATAAGAATCTAGTCTATAACCTTGCTTTAAACTATGTTCAGAATATTTCTGATGCTCAGGACATTACGCAGGAAGTATTTGTTAAAGTTTATCAGAATATTCACAGGTATAACCCGGAAGCCTCGTCACTGAAAACCTGGATCTACCGGATCGCCATTAACCAAAGCCTAGATTTTCTTAAAATGAAGAAAGCCCGGAAACGGTTTGGGTTTATCACCAGTCTCTTTCGGACAGACAGCAACCAGCCTGTAGTTGAAGCAGAAAGTAGTGATCATCCGGGAATTGCGCTGGAAGATAAGGAGCAACTCCAGAACCTTTTCAGGTTGATCAACGCACTTCCTGCTAACCAGAAAACAGTGGTCATCCTGCTTAAAGCGGAAGACCGCTCCCAAAAGGAGGTGGCCGAAATCATGGGAGTAAGTGAAAAGGCGGTGGAATCATTGTTCCAGAGAGCCAAGCACGCCCTGAACAGAAAAATCAAAGGTGGAGAAGGAATTTGA
- a CDS encoding xanthine dehydrogenase family protein molybdopterin-binding subunit, whose amino-acid sequence MQNIEQTSRRDFMKLAAAAGGGLFLGFNWSASAAAPVVVNGQAIAAGMVNFNSYLSIGTDNIITIVSPNPEIGQGIKTAFPMVVAEELDADWKMVKTVQGNLDNSKFERQVTGGSGAVPHSWERLRKAGAMARFLLVEAAAARWKVPVSEITTDNGKVLHKTSGRSFTYGQLAVDASGLTAPKEITLKNEKDFRLIGQSVKNVDNQNIFTGKPLFGLDVYKEGMLFAQIQRPKAFGLKLKSVDATAAKAMPGIVDVVTFENSVAVVGKSTWQVKKAREAVKIEYEKAADLESSADHNRIFKELLDHGEATVRRKDGDADAAFKNAAKVIKAEYQCPFLPHSPLEPMNFFAHVREDGVELVGPTQTPDRARDEVSKITGFPKEKITVEITRQGGGFGRRLAADFVTEAAHVSKLVKAPVKVMWTREDDMTGGTYRPAVRYRFEAALDASGQLIGYKLRGVGMNSGNSTREDNFPSGAVDNLLIDSVEHKSPITTGPWRAPITNFLAYAEQAFLDEIAEAAGKDPVQFRLELLEKAKKLPAGAIKYDIDRMIAIIKMAAEKSNWGKKKGVYQGFSVYFSHRSYVAQVGEVIMEKGKPVLKNIVAAVDCGIVINKSGSLQQVRGGVVDGMGHAMYGNLTFKDGAPDQSNFNGFRLIRMNEIPEVEVHFVDNGISPTGLGEPALPPTGAAIANAFYKATKQRLRNQPFTQEDSFKGLS is encoded by the coding sequence ATGCAGAACATAGAACAAACTTCAAGAAGAGATTTTATGAAGCTTGCCGCGGCCGCAGGCGGGGGCCTCTTTCTGGGATTTAACTGGTCCGCATCGGCCGCTGCGCCAGTTGTGGTGAACGGGCAGGCTATTGCAGCAGGGATGGTTAATTTTAACAGTTATCTCTCCATTGGTACTGACAACATCATCACGATCGTATCCCCGAATCCGGAAATAGGGCAGGGGATTAAAACTGCTTTTCCGATGGTTGTGGCCGAAGAGCTGGACGCAGACTGGAAAATGGTAAAAACGGTTCAGGGAAATCTGGATAATTCCAAATTTGAACGCCAGGTAACCGGCGGTAGTGGCGCTGTACCACATTCCTGGGAGCGGTTACGTAAGGCTGGGGCCATGGCCAGATTCCTTCTGGTCGAAGCGGCGGCTGCGCGCTGGAAAGTTCCGGTTTCTGAAATCACGACGGACAACGGTAAAGTACTTCACAAAACATCAGGGCGGTCATTTACCTATGGGCAACTGGCCGTGGATGCATCCGGGCTGACGGCCCCCAAAGAGATCACTCTCAAAAATGAAAAGGATTTTAGGCTTATCGGGCAGTCGGTTAAAAATGTGGATAACCAGAATATCTTTACAGGCAAACCCCTGTTCGGCTTGGATGTTTATAAAGAAGGTATGCTATTCGCTCAGATCCAGCGGCCAAAGGCTTTTGGTCTGAAGTTAAAATCGGTGGATGCCACTGCCGCGAAAGCAATGCCGGGTATTGTGGATGTGGTGACTTTCGAAAACAGCGTTGCTGTTGTGGGAAAATCTACCTGGCAGGTGAAAAAAGCGAGGGAGGCGGTAAAAATAGAATATGAAAAGGCCGCCGATCTGGAAAGCTCAGCGGATCATAACCGGATTTTTAAAGAATTACTTGATCATGGTGAGGCAACTGTCCGACGTAAGGATGGTGATGCCGATGCCGCATTTAAAAACGCCGCAAAGGTCATTAAGGCCGAGTATCAATGCCCGTTTTTGCCGCATAGCCCGCTTGAACCCATGAACTTCTTTGCGCATGTGAGAGAAGACGGAGTGGAACTGGTTGGCCCAACGCAAACTCCCGATCGGGCACGAGACGAGGTGTCGAAAATAACAGGATTTCCCAAAGAAAAAATCACTGTGGAAATAACCCGGCAGGGAGGAGGCTTCGGAAGGAGGCTTGCTGCGGATTTTGTAACAGAAGCTGCGCATGTATCCAAGCTGGTGAAGGCACCTGTAAAAGTAATGTGGACCCGTGAAGATGATATGACAGGCGGTACTTACCGGCCTGCGGTCAGGTATCGGTTTGAGGCAGCGCTTGATGCGTCGGGTCAGCTGATAGGCTACAAGCTGAGGGGCGTGGGTATGAATTCAGGTAATTCAACACGCGAGGATAATTTCCCTTCAGGTGCAGTGGATAACCTCCTGATTGATTCGGTAGAACATAAATCACCCATTACCACCGGTCCATGGCGTGCACCGATCACCAATTTTCTGGCGTATGCCGAGCAGGCATTTCTGGACGAGATAGCAGAAGCGGCTGGAAAGGATCCGGTACAATTCCGTCTGGAATTACTGGAAAAGGCTAAGAAATTGCCCGCCGGTGCGATCAAATATGATATTGACCGCATGATAGCCATTATAAAAATGGCAGCTGAAAAAAGTAACTGGGGCAAGAAAAAGGGAGTTTACCAGGGATTTAGCGTTTACTTTTCACACAGGTCTTATGTGGCACAGGTGGGCGAGGTGATAATGGAAAAGGGGAAACCGGTACTGAAAAACATAGTAGCTGCTGTAGACTGCGGAATTGTTATCAATAAAAGCGGTTCGTTACAGCAGGTAAGAGGAGGCGTGGTGGATGGTATGGGGCATGCCATGTACGGGAACCTTACGTTTAAAGATGGTGCACCCGACCAGAGCAATTTTAATGGTTTCCGTCTGATCAGGATGAATGAAATTCCGGAAGTGGAGGTGCATTTTGTGGATAATGGGATATCTCCTACCGGGCTTGGCGAACCAGCCCTGCCGCCTACGGGGGCTGCCATAGCGAATGCTTTTTATAAGGCCACTAAGCAGCGATTAAGAAATCAGCCATTTACACAGGAAGACTCGTTCAAGGGCCTTTCCTAA
- a CDS encoding YHYH protein, protein MKKSTQLLSLLFVLGFMACKKDSTSTVDPGTDIPAVYSKIYGATSITSDGTYLTIKTTGLPDHKSVYYASGNALYENFSGTTFGGSQFKKNPNSISSQMYTFKIPLNPKVASTHAATPLGPIGVAVNGVPFFNQYAGPSQPLTSEIVSFDQYWGHPQQSGQYHYHVEPLYLTMVKASKSALLGFLLDGFPVYGPQENGTDVVTSSLDVYHGHSHATTEYPAGIYHYHITSTDPYINGSGFYGTSGTVTQ, encoded by the coding sequence ATGAAAAAATCAACACAACTATTGTCTCTTCTTTTTGTACTGGGTTTTATGGCCTGTAAAAAGGATAGTACCAGTACTGTCGATCCGGGAACTGATATTCCAGCGGTGTATTCCAAGATCTACGGTGCTACCTCCATTACCTCAGACGGGACCTATCTCACCATTAAAACAACAGGTCTGCCGGATCATAAAAGTGTGTATTATGCATCGGGGAATGCATTGTACGAAAATTTCAGCGGTACTACTTTCGGAGGAAGCCAGTTCAAAAAGAATCCCAATTCCATATCCTCGCAAATGTATACCTTCAAGATTCCCCTGAACCCTAAAGTCGCAAGTACGCATGCTGCAACACCCTTAGGGCCCATAGGTGTTGCAGTGAATGGCGTCCCATTTTTTAATCAGTATGCGGGCCCCAGCCAGCCGCTTACCAGCGAAATAGTGAGTTTTGATCAGTACTGGGGGCACCCTCAGCAAAGCGGGCAGTATCATTACCATGTGGAACCACTTTATCTGACGATGGTCAAAGCTTCCAAATCGGCTTTGCTGGGATTTTTGCTGGACGGTTTTCCCGTATATGGTCCCCAGGAAAATGGGACAGACGTGGTTACTTCTTCCCTTGATGTCTATCACGGTCATTCACATGCCACGACTGAGTATCCCGCTGGTATTTATCACTATCATATTACAAGTACGGACCCTTATATCAATGGCAGTGGATTTTACGGTACATCTGGGACGGTTACTCAGTAA
- a CDS encoding (2Fe-2S)-binding protein codes for MALFKLSINNRAYQADIEGDTPLLWVLRDNLGLVGTKFGCGIAQCGACTVHLDGKAVRSCVLPVSAVGKSKVTTIEGLSEKGDHPVQKAWDEVDVAQCGYCQAGQIMTAAALLKEKPKPTDEEIVATMSGNLCRCGTYHRIREAVKVAASKSK; via the coding sequence ATGGCATTATTCAAACTTTCAATTAACAACCGCGCCTATCAGGCCGACATTGAGGGAGATACCCCCTTACTATGGGTACTTCGGGACAACCTGGGATTGGTAGGTACTAAATTCGGCTGTGGAATTGCACAGTGCGGAGCCTGCACGGTTCATTTGGACGGGAAGGCAGTTCGCTCCTGTGTGCTGCCAGTGTCAGCAGTGGGTAAATCAAAAGTGACGACCATCGAAGGGTTATCAGAAAAGGGAGATCATCCGGTGCAAAAGGCCTGGGATGAAGTGGATGTGGCACAATGCGGTTACTGCCAGGCGGGGCAGATCATGACAGCAGCAGCCTTACTGAAAGAGAAACCAAAACCTACGGACGAAGAAATTGTAGCTACCATGAGTGGGAATCTCTGCCGGTGCGGGACATATCATCGTATTCGTGAAGCGGTAAAAGTAGCAGCCTCCAAATCCAAATAA
- a CDS encoding DUF3467 domain-containing protein: MEDDNKENEQQINVELSEEMAEGVYSNLAMIAHSNSEFILDFIRLMPGVPRAKVKARIIITPEHAKRLIAALKDNINKYEDQYGPIHSTQDNEPTFNFPISFGGPGGEA, translated from the coding sequence ATGGAAGACGACAACAAAGAAAACGAACAGCAGATCAACGTGGAGCTATCCGAGGAAATGGCTGAAGGAGTATACTCCAACCTCGCCATGATCGCTCACTCCAATAGCGAATTTATCCTGGATTTTATAAGGCTTATGCCCGGCGTGCCACGCGCTAAGGTGAAGGCCAGGATCATTATTACACCAGAACACGCCAAAAGATTAATAGCAGCCTTAAAAGATAATATCAATAAGTACGAAGACCAGTATGGGCCGATCCACAGTACGCAGGATAACGAGCCGACTTTCAATTTCCCGATCAGTTTTGGCGGGCCGGGAGGAGAAGCCTGA
- a CDS encoding toxin-antitoxin system YwqK family antitoxin: protein MAVDFTVHLGRLLSKVFCTLLLIVSGCSSADLVWVDASDRGLQIRNGILYHKDQPFTGKVLHWYSGTHDTAAVSGYLNGREHGIWKKYYADGTPQETRYFDHGDKTGNYLVWWENGRKKLEYRFEHDEYEGTCREWSSTGVLIKEMNYTRGYEEGPQRMFYDNGKIRSNYVILNGRRYGLLGTKNCVNVTDSVFKK from the coding sequence ATGGCAGTGGATTTTACGGTACATCTGGGACGGTTACTCAGTAAGGTGTTTTGCACGCTTTTATTGATTGTATCAGGATGTAGTTCTGCGGATCTGGTTTGGGTAGATGCTTCCGATAGAGGTTTGCAGATCCGTAACGGAATTTTATACCACAAGGATCAGCCTTTTACCGGAAAGGTTTTGCACTGGTATTCGGGCACGCATGATACTGCCGCGGTTTCGGGATATTTGAATGGCAGGGAACATGGAATCTGGAAAAAGTATTATGCTGACGGCACACCACAGGAAACAAGATATTTTGATCACGGAGATAAAACGGGTAATTACCTGGTCTGGTGGGAAAACGGACGCAAAAAACTAGAGTATCGGTTTGAGCATGACGAGTATGAAGGTACCTGCCGGGAATGGAGTTCAACTGGTGTACTGATTAAGGAAATGAATTACACCAGAGGATATGAGGAAGGGCCGCAGAGAATGTTTTACGATAATGGGAAAATCAGGTCAAACTATGTGATCCTGAACGGCAGAAGGTATGGACTGCTGGGTACTAAAAATTGTGTGAATGTTACGGACAGTGTTTTTAAGAAATAG
- a CDS encoding SusC/RagA family TonB-linked outer membrane protein, producing the protein MEKILKLTFLFLLVGTSTLRAQNITVTGKVTGLDESLPGVNILVLGTSQGTVTDIDGKYSISVPSGGSLVFSFIGYVSQTVAVNNRSVLDIQMVQEEKNLTEVVVTALGIKREAKTLGYATATVNADQISTNRSPNVLSGLQGKMAGVNISSLSTGPGGTAKIRIRGQSSFSGQNSPLIVVNGVPIDNSNFAGGGDYGQRSANSSDGGDGLSSINPDDIESMTVLKGATAAALYGSRAKDGVVMITTKTRGSGNGLGVSYNMNFTTDTPLDFTDFQYEYGQGEGGKRPTTAFPSSGVWSFGEKFEPGMKQILFDNKEYPYEPVYNRVKQFYRVGTNLTNTVTVSNNGPNGGFSLSLSNTDNKGIVENNTFNKKVINLGFSQNISKRLTATGNINYSKEKNVNPPQLDTQDFATSTVIFTLANSMPFQALKDNQTLPNGDEFSFARFLVRNNPYYSLSHHFENIVRDRLFGNVALRYQFTNWLYLQGRIAQDFYVRGQDYNIPNGYAPIAKAPVGYVNGSFTQDVRRNTERNLDFILGGNHNFGNIGLDVTLGGNQRYARMDYNSVTVQDFIQPGLYTVMNGRVKNPLYSLSEKKINSLFGAATISYKEFLYLNITARNDWFSTLAPANRSILYPSVTGSFIFSQAFSSLPVWLTFGKLRAAYAQVGSDNVAPYSNALYYSVDNNSFPNPSGQLVPVGGINASTVPNKNLRPLRVKETEAGLELKLFNNQVGFDFTYYHKITEDQILAAQISDASSYTSKLINVGRSKNQGIEMLLSVSPVNTKSFRWDVTMNASYNTSKVLKLGLADKDTVITVGGGGGRTLNEVVGKPIGQLYTFTYLRDAQGRQVFDKNSGMPLRNNTLRNVGNALPKYFGGITNTFTYKGIMLSALIDFKLGYKMIAGRNINYMRHGLSKRTLPGRAEGYVIGNGVNPDGEVNKTKAAVQPFYESINPLGINEDFVSNAGFWKLRQLTLSYDLGKLLPEKTFVKGLRLSAVANNVLIIKKWTENMDPEEVLNSSDNNAGLDFWPGLPPTRSIGFNLNLQF; encoded by the coding sequence ATGGAAAAAATTTTAAAGCTAACTTTTCTTTTCCTGTTAGTTGGAACCAGCACCCTCCGGGCTCAGAATATCACGGTAACGGGCAAGGTTACCGGGTTGGATGAATCGTTGCCGGGTGTTAACATTTTAGTCCTGGGCACCTCTCAGGGAACAGTAACGGATATTGATGGGAAATATTCGATCAGTGTTCCTTCCGGCGGCTCTCTCGTGTTTTCATTTATCGGTTATGTCAGCCAGACCGTAGCCGTCAATAACCGATCGGTTCTGGATATTCAGATGGTTCAGGAAGAAAAGAACCTGACAGAAGTAGTTGTGACTGCATTAGGCATCAAACGTGAAGCAAAAACACTGGGTTATGCCACAGCCACCGTAAACGCGGATCAGATCTCTACCAACCGCTCTCCCAATGTGTTAAGTGGTTTGCAGGGGAAAATGGCGGGGGTCAATATTTCTTCTCTTTCAACGGGCCCAGGCGGAACCGCCAAGATCCGTATCCGTGGGCAGTCATCTTTTAGCGGCCAAAACAGCCCCCTGATTGTGGTAAACGGGGTTCCTATTGATAATTCCAATTTTGCAGGCGGAGGAGATTACGGGCAACGTTCAGCAAATTCATCGGATGGAGGAGACGGATTGTCCAGTATTAACCCTGATGATATTGAATCCATGACGGTACTCAAGGGAGCAACGGCGGCTGCACTTTACGGCTCCCGTGCCAAAGATGGCGTGGTGATGATCACTACCAAAACCAGAGGCAGCGGCAACGGGCTTGGCGTAAGTTATAATATGAATTTTACGACCGATACGCCGCTTGATTTTACTGATTTTCAGTATGAATATGGTCAGGGTGAGGGAGGGAAAAGACCTACCACCGCCTTTCCCAGCTCTGGTGTATGGAGTTTCGGGGAAAAATTTGAGCCTGGGATGAAACAGATTCTTTTCGACAATAAGGAATATCCTTATGAACCGGTGTATAACAGGGTGAAACAATTTTACCGGGTTGGGACCAATCTGACCAATACCGTAACGGTGTCCAACAATGGCCCGAACGGCGGATTTAGTCTTTCCCTATCCAACACGGATAACAAGGGTATTGTAGAAAATAATACATTTAATAAAAAAGTGATCAACCTGGGTTTTAGCCAGAACATCTCCAAAAGGCTGACGGCTACTGGTAATATCAATTATTCCAAAGAGAAAAATGTAAATCCGCCACAGCTGGACACCCAGGATTTTGCTACTTCTACAGTGATTTTTACCCTGGCCAATTCGATGCCATTCCAGGCTCTGAAGGATAATCAGACGCTTCCTAATGGAGACGAGTTTTCGTTTGCCAGGTTCCTGGTCCGTAACAACCCTTATTACTCGCTGAGCCACCACTTTGAAAATATTGTCCGCGACAGGCTGTTCGGTAATGTTGCGCTCAGGTATCAGTTCACAAACTGGCTTTATCTTCAGGGAAGGATTGCGCAAGATTTTTATGTACGCGGCCAGGATTATAACATTCCCAATGGTTACGCACCGATTGCCAAAGCGCCTGTTGGTTATGTAAATGGCTCATTCACACAGGATGTGAGACGGAATACTGAGAGAAACCTTGATTTTATCCTGGGAGGAAATCATAACTTTGGCAATATTGGCCTGGATGTTACGCTGGGAGGTAACCAGCGCTATGCGCGGATGGACTACAACAGTGTAACCGTGCAGGATTTTATTCAACCCGGGCTGTATACAGTTATGAATGGGCGTGTGAAAAACCCATTATACAGTTTGTCAGAAAAGAAGATTAATTCGCTGTTTGGAGCGGCCACCATTTCCTATAAAGAGTTTTTGTATTTGAATATCACCGCCCGTAACGACTGGTTCTCTACCCTTGCACCAGCCAACAGGAGTATACTATATCCTTCTGTTACAGGTAGTTTTATTTTTTCACAGGCATTCTCAAGCTTGCCTGTATGGTTAACTTTCGGAAAACTGAGGGCCGCCTATGCACAGGTGGGGTCGGATAATGTGGCGCCCTATTCCAACGCATTATATTATTCGGTTGATAATAATTCATTTCCTAATCCATCGGGGCAGCTGGTTCCGGTGGGAGGTATCAATGCTTCGACGGTTCCTAATAAAAACTTACGTCCGCTGCGCGTAAAAGAGACGGAGGCGGGGCTGGAACTGAAGTTATTTAATAATCAGGTTGGATTTGATTTTACTTATTATCACAAAATTACAGAAGATCAGATCCTTGCTGCACAGATTTCGGACGCTTCGTCCTATACCAGCAAACTGATTAACGTGGGCCGTAGCAAGAACCAGGGAATCGAGATGTTGTTGTCCGTATCTCCGGTGAATACGAAGTCGTTCCGGTGGGATGTCACTATGAATGCGTCCTATAACACTTCCAAAGTCCTGAAACTGGGTCTGGCGGACAAAGATACCGTCATTACAGTTGGCGGCGGAGGTGGCAGAACTTTGAACGAGGTGGTAGGGAAGCCCATAGGGCAGCTCTATACTTTTACCTATCTGCGTGACGCACAAGGACGGCAGGTATTTGATAAAAACAGTGGTATGCCGCTCAGAAACAATACTTTAAGAAATGTCGGAAATGCGTTGCCAAAGTATTTTGGTGGTATTACCAACACCTTTACATATAAGGGAATCATGCTGTCGGCGTTGATCGATTTTAAATTGGGGTATAAAATGATAGCCGGAAGGAATATCAATTACATGCGCCACGGTTTATCGAAAAGGACGCTGCCCGGCCGTGCAGAAGGATATGTGATTGGAAACGGTGTTAATCCTGATGGTGAAGTAAATAAAACCAAAGCAGCTGTGCAGCCCTTTTACGAGTCGATCAACCCCTTGGGCATCAACGAGGATTTTGTATCGAATGCGGGATTCTGGAAACTGCGCCAGCTAACGCTCAGCTATGACCTGGGCAAACTGTTACCTGAAAAAACCTTTGTAAAAGGACTGAGATTGAGTGCCGTAGCCAACAATGTACTGATCATAAAAAAATGGACGGAAAATATGGATCCTGAGGAGGTACTTAACTCTTCGGACAATAACGCCGGGTTGGACTTCTGGCCAGGGTTGCCACCTACCCGGAGTATAGGATTCAATCTCAATTTGCAGTTTTAA
- a CDS encoding SCO family protein produces the protein MLRTVFLRNSLSLFIVGILGCSDNSETNSLPYYNTPDFSPLFFSDFREAQQKVNHRITSFSFTDQQGRQITDRDVEGKIHVANFIFTSCISICPVMTKHMKLVQQAFKNNHEVSILSFSVTPWIDNVGRLGAFARENGIVSPNWHLLTGSKGEIYNLARQSYFAEEDLGFTKDSTEFLHTEHIILVDRNKRIRGIYNGTLQLEIEQMIGDIRRLLAEDR, from the coding sequence ATGTTACGGACAGTGTTTTTAAGAAATAGCCTTTCCCTGTTCATTGTGGGAATATTGGGATGTTCGGACAACTCGGAAACGAACAGTTTGCCTTATTATAATACACCGGATTTCAGCCCCTTATTTTTTTCGGATTTCAGAGAGGCGCAGCAAAAAGTAAATCACCGGATCACCTCATTTTCGTTTACGGACCAGCAGGGCCGCCAGATCACGGATCGGGACGTAGAGGGTAAAATCCACGTGGCTAATTTTATTTTTACCAGCTGTATCAGTATCTGTCCCGTCATGACCAAGCATATGAAACTGGTTCAGCAGGCATTTAAAAACAACCATGAAGTGTCTATCCTTTCCTTTAGTGTCACCCCCTGGATAGATAATGTGGGGCGCCTGGGAGCTTTTGCCAGAGAAAATGGAATTGTATCTCCGAACTGGCACCTCCTGACGGGGAGTAAGGGAGAAATATATAACCTGGCGCGTCAATCCTATTTTGCAGAAGAAGACCTGGGCTTTACGAAGGACAGTACCGAATTTCTGCACACCGAGCATATCATTCTCGTCGATAGAAACAAACGGATCCGGGGAATTTACAACGGAACCCTTCAGCTGGAAATAGAACAGATGATCGGGGACATCAGGCGGCTCCTGGCAGAAGACAGGTAA